Sequence from the Streptomyces peucetius genome:
CCGCGGAGACCCTGGCCGACACGTACGACAAGTTGGGATTCGTCCCCGCGAAGCACTGAGCCGGGACCAGCCGCAGGGTCCGTGACCAAGGACTCTGGCCACACCGAGGGTGCAGCCGCCACACTGGCGGCTGCACACCCGCTCACCGATCCGCCCCGACATCTGAGGAGAACGACGTGGGGACCGTAACGCTCGGCGTTTCGATCGCGGTCCCGGAGCCCTACGGCAGCCTGCTCCAGGAGCGGCGCGCGGGCTTCGGGGATCCCGCCGCGCACGGCATTCCCACCCACGTCACCCTCCTGCCGCCCACCGAGGTCGACTCCTCCCTGCTGCCCGCCGTGGAGGCGCACCTGGAGGCCGTCGCGTCGGCGGGCCGGCCGTTCCCGATGCGGCTCTCCGGCACCGGCACCTTCCGCCCGCTGTCTCCCGTCGTCTTCGTCCAGGTCGTCGAGGGCGGCGCGGCCTGCAGCTGGCTGCAGAAG
This genomic interval carries:
- a CDS encoding 2'-5' RNA ligase family protein, which gives rise to MGTVTLGVSIAVPEPYGSLLQERRAGFGDPAAHGIPTHVTLLPPTEVDSSLLPAVEAHLEAVASAGRPFPMRLSGTGTFRPLSPVVFVQVVEGGAACSWLQKRVRDASGPLVRELQFPYHPHVTVAHGISEDAMDRAYEELAEYRAEWTCASFALYEQGADAVWRKLSTYTFGGGVTGVPPQGAPVDEHATTL